A genomic window from Motacilla alba alba isolate MOTALB_02 chromosome 2, Motacilla_alba_V1.0_pri, whole genome shotgun sequence includes:
- the LOC119698226 gene encoding interferon alpha-inducible protein 27-like protein 2B, whose translation MSDRNVHNAGFTPSGITGGSLASSLMSQEARASGGGVPSGGPTSTLQGMGAKGTTHSSGYTSSGISGGSRASDTMSREATAHGGGVPRGGTTSTVQSISMGGKGGRR comes from the exons ATGTCTGACCGGAACGTCCACAACGCTGGCTTCACTCCCTCTGGGATCACAGGAGGATCCCTTGCTTCATCACTGATGTCCCAAGAAGCCAGAGCCTCTGGGGGAGGTGTGCCTTCTGGAGGCCCCACTTCTACTCTCCAGGGAATGG GTGCCAAAGGCACAACCCACTCATCAGGTTATACCAGCAGCGGGATCTCTGGTGGATCCAGGGCCTCTGACACAATGTCCAGGGAGGCCACAGCTCATGGAGGTGGAGTTCCCAGGGGCGGCACAACTTCCACTGTCCAATCCATCT CCATgggtggaaaaggaggaagacgctga